One genomic region from Ornithinicoccus hortensis encodes:
- a CDS encoding alpha/beta hydrolase: MAGAEPFRADGSGERAEVAVLCVHGLTSTPQMIRPVAEHLAGQGYAVHAPLLPGHGTTWQQMNRTRYADWLGVVEQSAFELADSHRSVVAVGVSLGGALVTDLALTHPGMVDGLVLVNPAFAATDWRLRLLPVLKHALPSMAGLAGDIRRTGGPTELAYDRLPLKAFHSFVEQWPQLVSRLPQLTEPVLLARSAHDAVVPPLSGERFLEHVGSRDVTQLLLANSAHVATLDHDVDLLLGATSDFIERVTRQGDRER, translated from the coding sequence ATGGCGGGTGCCGAACCCTTCCGGGCAGACGGCTCGGGCGAGCGCGCGGAGGTCGCCGTGCTGTGCGTGCACGGGCTGACGTCGACGCCCCAGATGATCCGTCCCGTCGCCGAGCACCTCGCGGGCCAGGGGTATGCCGTGCACGCCCCTCTGCTGCCCGGCCACGGCACCACCTGGCAGCAGATGAACCGCACCCGGTATGCCGACTGGCTGGGTGTGGTGGAGCAGTCCGCCTTCGAGCTCGCGGACAGCCACCGGTCGGTCGTGGCGGTCGGCGTCAGCCTCGGCGGAGCGCTGGTCACCGACCTGGCGCTGACCCACCCGGGGATGGTCGACGGCCTGGTCCTGGTCAACCCGGCGTTCGCAGCGACCGACTGGCGGCTCCGCCTCCTGCCGGTGCTCAAGCACGCCCTGCCCAGCATGGCCGGCCTGGCCGGTGACATCCGCCGCACCGGTGGCCCCACCGAGCTCGCCTACGACCGCCTGCCGCTGAAGGCGTTCCACTCCTTCGTCGAGCAGTGGCCCCAACTGGTGAGCCGCCTGCCGCAGCTGACCGAGCCGGTGCTGCTCGCCCGCTCGGCGCACGACGCCGTGGTCCCCCCGCTCTCCGGGGAACGCTTCCTGGAGCACGTCGGCAGCCGTGACGTCACCCAGCTGCTACTGGCCAACTCGGCCCACGTGGCGACCCTGGACCACGACGTCGACCTGCTCCTCGGCGCGACCAGCGACTTCATCGAGCGGGTCACCCGGCAGGGCGACCGGGAGCGCTGA
- a CDS encoding 1-acyl-sn-glycerol-3-phosphate acyltransferase, which yields MIYWFLKTILLGPIIKVVFKPWVEGAENIPEQGGAIFASNHLSFSDSIFLPLVVPRRMTFPAKMEYFTGTGIKGRLTKAFFKGVGQIPIDRSGGQASMSALNSGLKVLGRGELFGIYPEGTRSPDGKLYKGKTGVARMALEAGVPVIPVAMIDTDKAQPTGQKIPNVQRGQVGIRIGKPLDFSRYEGMQDDRYVLRSITDEIMYELMKLSGQEYVDVYASTVKDRIAARAKATVEQARAGLETGLEQTRAGIETARDQAKVNIERASEQAKANLVTAREQIEHAAEQVRGQVEQTRDRIVAGRSGEDADEQPGADEDVQGGENAEGQAPDPDEAEDAATGR from the coding sequence GTGATCTATTGGTTCCTGAAGACCATCCTGTTGGGTCCCATCATCAAGGTGGTCTTCAAGCCCTGGGTGGAGGGTGCGGAGAACATCCCCGAGCAGGGCGGCGCGATCTTCGCCAGCAACCACCTGTCCTTCTCCGACTCGATCTTCCTGCCCCTGGTCGTGCCGCGGCGGATGACCTTCCCGGCCAAGATGGAGTACTTCACCGGCACCGGCATCAAGGGCCGGCTGACCAAGGCGTTCTTCAAGGGGGTCGGACAGATCCCGATCGACCGGTCCGGCGGGCAGGCCTCGATGTCGGCGCTCAACTCGGGGCTGAAGGTGCTGGGCCGGGGCGAGCTGTTCGGCATCTACCCCGAGGGCACCCGCAGCCCCGACGGCAAGCTCTACAAGGGCAAGACCGGCGTGGCCCGGATGGCGCTGGAGGCCGGAGTCCCGGTGATCCCGGTCGCGATGATCGACACCGACAAGGCCCAGCCGACCGGGCAGAAGATCCCCAACGTGCAGCGCGGGCAGGTGGGGATCCGGATCGGCAAGCCGCTGGACTTCTCCCGCTACGAGGGGATGCAGGACGACCGCTACGTGCTGCGGTCGATCACCGACGAGATCATGTACGAGCTGATGAAGCTCTCCGGCCAGGAGTACGTCGACGTCTACGCCTCGACCGTGAAGGACCGGATCGCGGCCCGGGCCAAGGCCACCGTGGAGCAGGCCAGGGCCGGCCTGGAGACGGGGCTGGAACAGACCCGGGCGGGGATCGAGACCGCCCGGGACCAGGCCAAGGTCAACATCGAACGGGCCAGTGAGCAGGCCAAGGCCAACCTGGTGACCGCGCGGGAGCAGATCGAGCATGCGGCGGAGCAGGTCCGCGGCCAGGTCGAACAGACCCGGGACCGGATCGTGGCGGGCCGCTCCGGCGAGGACGCGGACGAGCAGCCCGGCGCGGACGAGGACGTGCAGGGCGGCGAGAACGCGGAAGGGCAGGCCCCGGACCCCGACGAGGCCGAGGACGCCGCGACCGGCCGCTGA
- a CDS encoding class II 3-deoxy-7-phosphoheptulonate synthase has protein sequence MGRVTTDVTGVPVPHHMDWPDLPVKQQPSWDDPTELAEVLATIAHYPPLVFAGEADILRERLAAASQGQAFVLQGGDCAETLSGVTGPNIRDRIKTILQMAVVLTYGAGMPIVKIGRMAGQFAKPRSADVETRDGVTLPAYRGDMVNGFEFTPESRRHDPKRLLRAYHASTATLNLVRGFTTGGFADLRSVHMWNKGFLSGPAQARYEQMAREIDRAMRFLDASGVAEAEELRRVEFYAAHEALVLDYERAMVRRDSRTGRPYDTSAHFLWVGERTRDLDGAHIDFISRVHNPVGVKLGPTATRDDVLALLDKLDPEREPGRLTFITRMGAERIGDVLPALLESVRDEAGSVTWVCDPMHGNTFTSPGGYKTRRFDDVVAEVRGFFAAHQQVGTWAGGIHVELTGNDVTECVGGVSPIDLDDLGLRYETLCDPRLNHQQSLEMAFQVAEMLEQGER, from the coding sequence ATGGGCCGGGTGACTACCGATGTGACCGGGGTGCCGGTGCCGCACCACATGGACTGGCCGGACCTCCCGGTGAAGCAGCAGCCGTCCTGGGACGACCCGACCGAGCTGGCCGAGGTCCTGGCCACCATCGCGCACTACCCCCCGCTGGTGTTCGCCGGCGAGGCCGACATCCTGCGCGAGCGGCTCGCCGCCGCCTCGCAGGGGCAGGCGTTCGTCCTCCAGGGCGGGGACTGCGCCGAGACCCTGTCCGGGGTCACCGGGCCCAACATCCGGGACCGGATCAAGACCATCCTGCAGATGGCGGTCGTGCTCACCTATGGCGCCGGGATGCCGATCGTGAAGATCGGGCGGATGGCCGGGCAGTTCGCGAAGCCGCGCTCGGCCGACGTCGAGACGCGCGACGGCGTCACCCTGCCGGCCTACCGCGGCGACATGGTCAACGGTTTCGAGTTCACGCCGGAGTCCCGGCGGCACGACCCGAAGCGGTTGTTGCGCGCCTACCACGCCAGCACCGCGACCCTGAACCTCGTGCGGGGCTTCACCACCGGCGGGTTCGCCGACCTGCGCAGCGTCCACATGTGGAACAAGGGCTTCCTGTCCGGCCCGGCCCAGGCCCGCTACGAGCAGATGGCGCGGGAGATCGACCGCGCCATGCGGTTCCTGGACGCCTCCGGCGTGGCCGAGGCCGAGGAGCTGCGCCGGGTCGAGTTCTACGCGGCGCACGAGGCCCTGGTGCTGGACTACGAACGGGCCATGGTCCGCCGTGACTCCCGGACCGGACGTCCCTACGACACCTCGGCCCACTTCCTCTGGGTGGGCGAGCGGACCCGCGACCTCGACGGGGCGCACATCGACTTCATCTCCCGGGTGCACAACCCGGTGGGGGTCAAACTCGGCCCGACGGCCACCCGTGACGACGTGCTGGCGCTGCTCGACAAGCTCGACCCCGAGCGGGAGCCGGGCCGGTTGACCTTCATCACGCGGATGGGCGCGGAGCGGATCGGCGACGTGCTCCCCGCACTGCTGGAGTCGGTCCGGGACGAGGCGGGCTCGGTGACCTGGGTGTGCGACCCGATGCACGGCAACACCTTCACCTCGCCCGGTGGCTACAAGACGCGGCGGTTCGACGACGTGGTGGCCGAGGTGCGGGGCTTCTTCGCCGCGCACCAGCAGGTCGGCACGTGGGCAGGCGGTATCCACGTCGAGCTCACCGGCAACGACGTTACCGAGTGCGTCGGCGGGGTCAGCCCGATCGACCTGGACGACCTGGGGCTGCGCTACGAGACGCTGTGCGACCCCCGGCTGAACCACCAACAGAGCCTGGAGATGGCCTTCCAGGTGGCCGAGATGCTCGAACAGGGCGAGCGGTGA
- a CDS encoding threonine aldolase family protein encodes MSGPTADLRSDTLTRPTAGMRRTMADAEVGDDVYGEDPTVNALEERVADLLGTEAALFTPTGSMANQLGVRAHAGPGQEIIGDHLAHVLRAEMGAAAQLSGITSRTWIAERGQLDVDTVKQVMSVGAGTYQVGTSCVVVENTHNFGGGTVQPLDRMQSLRELTRSAGIAVHLDGARLWNAHAASGVPLQEYAACADTVAVCLSKGLGAPVGSLLAGSAAVVEEARAWRKRFGGGMRQVGILAAAGSYALDHHLDRLSEDHRRTRLVAEALAEAAPDVVDPRWVHTNILVLDVGAAGWTAADFSAAAREAGVLGYPTDASHVRFVWHLDVDDAMTEHARSTLVGLVTAH; translated from the coding sequence GTGAGCGGCCCCACCGCCGACCTGCGCTCGGACACGCTGACCCGCCCCACCGCGGGGATGCGCCGGACGATGGCCGACGCCGAGGTGGGCGACGACGTCTACGGCGAGGACCCGACCGTCAACGCCCTGGAGGAACGGGTCGCGGACCTGCTCGGCACCGAGGCCGCGCTGTTCACCCCCACCGGGTCGATGGCCAACCAGTTGGGCGTGCGCGCGCACGCCGGCCCCGGCCAGGAGATCATCGGTGACCACCTGGCGCACGTGCTGCGGGCCGAGATGGGCGCCGCGGCCCAGCTGTCCGGGATCACCTCGCGCACCTGGATCGCCGAGCGCGGCCAGTTGGACGTGGACACCGTCAAGCAGGTGATGTCCGTCGGCGCCGGCACCTACCAGGTCGGGACGTCCTGCGTGGTCGTGGAGAACACCCACAACTTCGGTGGGGGCACCGTGCAGCCGCTGGACCGGATGCAGTCGCTGCGGGAGCTCACCCGGTCCGCCGGGATCGCGGTGCACCTGGACGGTGCCCGGCTGTGGAACGCGCACGCCGCCTCGGGCGTCCCGCTGCAGGAGTATGCCGCGTGCGCCGACACCGTCGCCGTGTGCCTGAGCAAGGGGCTGGGTGCACCGGTCGGCTCGCTGCTGGCGGGGTCCGCGGCGGTCGTCGAGGAGGCCCGCGCCTGGCGCAAGCGCTTCGGTGGCGGCATGCGCCAGGTGGGAATCCTCGCCGCGGCCGGCAGCTACGCCCTGGACCACCACCTGGACCGGTTGTCCGAGGACCACCGGCGGACCAGGCTGGTGGCTGAGGCGCTCGCCGAGGCCGCCCCGGACGTGGTGGACCCCCGGTGGGTGCACACCAACATCCTGGTCCTCGACGTGGGGGCAGCCGGGTGGACGGCCGCCGACTTCAGCGCGGCGGCCCGCGAGGCCGGCGTGCTGGGCTACCCGACCGACGCCTCGCACGTCCGGTTCGTCTGGCACCTCGACGTCGACGACGCGATGACCGAGCACGCGCGGTCGACCCTGGTCGGGTTGGTTACGGCGCATTGA